The DNA region AGAGCGCGGGCCTGGGGGGCCCCTGGAAGGGATACAGGCTCAGAGTCTGCGGAGGGGCCGACCCCCCTGCAGCACTGCGGGCAATGTGCTTCCCCCCCCCGACCACCCGCCCCTGCACCCGACTCCACACACACGTGTACAAGGGAATCTCTGAGCTGGTATAACGGAGACGTCGCCATGCCATTCAACAAATGCTCTAGGCACAGGGCTGGCAGGTTTGGGGAAGGACAGACGACAGCACCCGCGGCTCTGGTCTGCATGGGTGTGAGGGCCCAAGTACCCATAAGACTGGAGGGCAGGACTGACCTAGGTTTGGCTACAGCGGGAAGCACCCCCTGTACAGCATCATCCTTGGCcatgccctgacccatgcccaccAGAGCTGGGCTCATCGCCAGGTGCCCCCTCAATGGCCAGGCAGCTTCTCCTCACCCTCCCCATGGCTCTGCTACCAGCTCTGAGAGCCATGGGGGCTGGGGTTCCCTTGCACCCCCAACCCAACCAGGACAGGGGTGAGGGCTCAGAGCTCAAGGCCACACCCCTTTGGAAGGGGAAGGCTTGGGGAAAGCCCAAGGCgaagggaggaaggggaccgCGGTCCACACCACCAGGGCTCCCCGCCCCCATAAAGAAGAGAACTGGCTCTCATGGGGAAGAAGCCCACCCCCACTCAGAAGCCCAAACCAAACATCAGAGAGAAAGAGCAGCTTGTCTGcaggctcccagcccccaggctgGAGTCACACAGCACTGGAAAATCAATCATGCGAACCCAGCGAGACTTGGGACTCGAGACACAGGACTCGACTCTGCTTCCCAGCCTGGCAGGAGAGCCTGACCACGCAGGGCTGGACCTGGAGTCCGTGGGGGCTCCCTGCCTGAGGCACCCGGCAGCGTTGGCCGGAGGACCAAATGCAATTAGCTGTGGGCCCTTTTCGAAGCCCACCCCCTCCCTAGACAGGCTTGGCATGATGGCCAACTCAGCCGCCCCCTCTGCCTGCTGAGGGTCAGAGATCATAGTGAGAACAAGAGCCGTTGGTGCTGGAAGGACGTCCAGGTGGGGTAGGTTGGTTGCCCAGGGGGTCCCGGGAAGGCCTGTCTGCCCCTGACCAGGGCCCGAGGCTCAGGCCAGTCCAACCCATGAGGACAGGGTGGCCCCAGCTCCAAGAGGGAGACTCCCTCCCcccgccgctgccgctgccggGAAGGCCCGTGAAGAGCACCCAGGGCCAGGCTGCGGTGACGGGAACCAAGGGGGATTTCCCGGTGGGGACACAGCGGGATGTGCACGCTCCCTGCCCCTCAGCCGAAGTCAGTCCCCTCCCCAGCGGCCCGCAGCTGCTCACCATGGGCGTCTCAGGGTCAGGCCCCCCCCTCACTCCCGCCAGCGGGCCTCAGACATGACCCTGGGGTCCTCAGGTGGGGAGTGCAGCTGCCGCTCCAGGTCCGGCTCCAAACCCGGCCAACGAGGCTTCCCTGGACGGCAGGCAGACGAGGCTTTTGAAGTTGGCTCCTCTGAGCAaagcggggagggaggagggaggccccaggatcccagccctgccccctccctctccccaccgctATCCAATCACTTCTTCAATTAACCTGACCCTGGAGCCCAGCCCCACCGGGCTGTCTTCCCACCCAGTGGATCTTGGATTAAGCCATGGGACCTGGGAGATCTTCTCTGCCAAGGAGGGGGTAGGGTGCTCAGTGGGCAGAGAGCAGGGTAGGGCCCAGCTGGCGGGGAAGGGGAGCCAGGAGAAGCGGGGACCACCCTACGCcctcctccagggcctccctCAGTGGTCAGCAGGTGCTGCCTCTGCCAGGAACCTGGCCACCAGCAAGCAGTACCAGGTGAGCAGGACTtaaccctcccaccccccagctcccCCACCCTGACGTCCGGGGGGTCCTGCCCCAGCAGGTCCCAGGCAGGGGACTTCCCGGGCTCCCCGCTGGCCCAGCACTCAGGGGAGAGGTGCTTCCCACTGCTCGCCCGTCCCAGGCTGAGGGGGGTCTTTTGCTGGGGGAGCTCACGGCCACCCTCCCAACCAGGCTTGCAGGGAACTGGGCCACAGCACCCTGCCGGGCAGTATGCTCGTGCTGCTCAGCCCTGCCCAAGCCTAGGAACTCAGTTAGCCTCGAGTTGGAACCGAAAAATGTCAGTGGAAGAAAAGCTAAGGTATGTTTTCCCCAGGGAGAAAAGTAGTTTCACCACCACCTCGAGGCACTGAGAAAACAATCCCCAGGCAAACGAGGAAAGACATTTGCATATGGACAATCAGATGCTCTGGAACGTTCCAAAGGCCCTGTGGGAGAGGCCTCACCTGACCTGAGGTCAGAGAAAGTGTCCGGGAGAAGCCACAACCAACTAAGGGCTGCCAGCTGCCCTGTGGCCGCAGCCAAGTCACTGCCCcttcctgggtctcagtttccacatctgtacagGGACAAGCTGGCTTTCAAGCTCCTAAAAACTTCAGGACTCACTTTTCAGTGCAATGGGCAGgatccctcccacctcctccaaaaGGGATCAAAGGAAACTCTTGAGGATCAGTGAAAACACCCAGGAACCTCCGGCGTGGCCCTCTGGGACTGGCTGATCTCGGGTAAGGAGTGAAAGGATTTCCAGAGCCACAGACCATCGGTGAGCGGGGCCTGCCCCGGACGCCCACCCCGGCACCAGCAGTTCCTGACCCCACACAGGGATGGTCCGATCCCGCCCAGGGCTGGCCACATCCTTGCGGCTCCCAGAGCATCAGAGGTGGACCCGGCTGGGCCCGCGCTCTGCAGGCAGATGCCCACGCCCTTGGTGCTGATGAGGAGGGAGTGCTCCCCAACCTCGGCTGCTGCCAGAGGGCTAAGCCACGTGTCAGTGACTGACCCGCAGAACGAGGCACCGAGGAGCCCCTCTGGGATAGTTTCTTACAAAAGAATGTGTGGGAGTAACTGCCAGCCGCCCTTCTCGTCACCACACGTGACAATCCGCATCTCTTCTCCCTGGCTCATGGCCTCTGGACCAACCCTGACCTCCGGCCAGATGTCTCCAGCCGTGGCCAACGCACCCCCTTCCAAGAGAACTAGCTAGTTTCCAACTGGACACAGACGCAGGGATCCAGAGCCCGAGGAAGTCTTTCATCCTCACATGGTGAAAACACACTCAAGTCTCCCAAGTAATGAATGCATTTTCAGTCTAGAGAGAGGACAGTTACAAGCGCTTTAGCATAAAATTGCTGACTACAAATTAGCAAAAgtgaattcacctgccaatgggAGTGAGCCTCTCACACACTGGGGGCAGCACCTCAGGGGCCAGGCCCATCCGCACCCAGGAAAGTCACCTACCCAGGGGCACACGCAGCCTGCCGCTGCGGGCGGGTGGGGGCCGCAGACCACCCCGTGGTGGGAGAGCATGTGCACCCGCAGGGGCACTGGAGTCACCAGGCCAGCCAGACCCCGGCTGTCCCCATGCGGGGCTTTTACCCAGGACATGAAGTCCTGCCACCGTCTCCATAAAGCCCTGGAGAGCCTCACCGCTCCCCCGGCGTCTCCTCTGTGGGCACGGGCTCTCACGAGGCCTCCTGGAAAGTGAGCCCCATCCAGCGCGGGGCAGACTGGGGCGGCCAAAGCACGTGAAGGGAGGGCTCGGAGAACACCCGCCGGCCACAAACCCCACAACTCCTAGAAAGCCTTTAATCCAGGACAGGACAGCCCGCCTCACCCCCGGCCCGCCCCCGCCCGCGCCGGCCCCACAGTCAGAAGGCGTTCTTGATGCGGGCTGCCGCCAGCGACAGGATCTCCCCGATCGTCCGCTGCCAGTTGGCGATGTCCTTGGACGTGGCGCACCACAGCTCCCCGTGCCGGGGCTCGGCATTCTCGCAGCGCCTTTTCACCTCCTCCCGCTGCTCCTGGGTGGGGACCGCACGCGTGAGACGCCCCCACTCCCCCGCCGCCCCCAGCCCCGCTCCCCAGGAGCGGGCCCGCCACATTCCACCAGGCCTCACACCAGGGCCCGCACCTGCCCCCCAACTGGGAGCCGACCAGCTCCCCCAAGCGTGGCTTCCACGTCCCGTGGGCACCCGACGGGACTGGGCTCCGGGAGGGCTCTTGCATGGCAGGACAGGGCCCCCGAGGCGCAAGGAGGACCCCCAggcctccagctccagccccatttCTGCCATGGCCCAAGCCCCCATCACAACCAACCCATTAAAAGATGCCCCAAACATCTAAATCTCAGGCTGAGAGGCTCCAAGGCTGTAGCCAGAAAGCCGCGTAGAAGCTGCATCAGCCACCGGCGCTGCGGGACAGGtagggcgggggcggcgggcggcgggtgCCTCACCTCGGTGCCGTGCTGCAGCTCGAACCTGTAGAAGAAGGCCCAGGCGTCCCCCAGGTCCGAG from Mesoplodon densirostris isolate mMesDen1 chromosome 16, mMesDen1 primary haplotype, whole genome shotgun sequence includes:
- the C16H20orf204 gene encoding uncharacterized protein C20orf204 homolog; protein product: MGLAPEVLPPVSAEVGEHSLLISTKGVGICLQSAGPAGSTSDALGAARMWPALGGIGPSLCGVRNCWCRGGRPGQAPLTDEEPTSKASSACRPGKPRWPGLEPDLERQLHSPPEDPRVMSEARWRDLALGALHGPSRQRQRRGEGVSLLELGPPCPHGLDWPEPRALGPPRPALWALLLAVLGAAPGRARLGACSVPDVLHHYRAVIFEDLQAAVRWTGPGSRQLHFIQKNLTGAAASRWRSRVGASCGAHKEHSILLSIVALGRTLRGAVAGGRRGALEKAAWTVAVRTEAVMRRHCRTLRQRSRRPETRPLRRRGGRRRLLLRALDAVATCWEKLFALRAAATEGS